The following proteins are encoded in a genomic region of Leptospira langatensis:
- a CDS encoding response regulator: MSSPIILVIDDEVQIRRLLRMAFEQEGYKVEEAISVEDALSKLYMVRPDAIILDLGLPDKGGEEFLKQIRESGSKVPVLVLSVRASEKDKILLLDAGADDYLSKPFGVGELLARVRVLLRHSSPEKTDVKVRIGNLEIDFGSRKVTIDGKEVRLTPTEYSFMKLLASYPGKIVTQTQILKELWGPNQLGEAGYLRVYVNQIRKKIEKDPSKPEILITEPGVGYFLRSED, translated from the coding sequence TTGTCTAGCCCGATCATTCTCGTCATAGACGACGAGGTGCAAATTAGAAGACTATTGAGAATGGCCTTCGAACAAGAAGGCTATAAAGTAGAAGAAGCGATCTCCGTCGAAGACGCGTTATCAAAACTTTATATGGTCCGTCCGGATGCGATCATCTTAGATCTAGGACTTCCGGACAAGGGAGGAGAAGAATTCTTAAAGCAGATCCGAGAGTCCGGTTCCAAGGTCCCCGTCTTGGTCTTAAGTGTGCGTGCCTCGGAGAAGGATAAGATCCTTCTTTTGGATGCGGGAGCGGACGACTATCTTTCCAAACCCTTCGGCGTGGGAGAATTGCTTGCAAGAGTTAGGGTCTTACTCAGACATTCCTCTCCCGAAAAGACGGATGTAAAAGTAAGGATTGGAAATCTGGAGATCGATTTCGGGTCCCGCAAGGTTACGATCGACGGAAAAGAAGTTAGGCTCACTCCTACTGAATATTCTTTTATGAAATTGTTGGCAAGTTATCCCGGCAAGATAGTGACGCAAACCCAGATCCTGAAGGAACTCTGGGGCCCGAATCAACTAGGAGAAGCGGGTTATTTGAGGGTCTACGTGAACCAGATCCGAAAGAAGATCGAGAAAGATCCTTCGAAGCCTGAGATCCTGATCACGGAACCAGGAGTAGGGTATTTCTTGAGATCGGAGGATTAG
- a CDS encoding rod-binding protein, translating to MIDHIQDYQNRLNLTERPEVQRLLREEKTLKQGKTFPEALREEFNENLSGKVSSSEVKMPHNIKEEINQDPYRKKLYDASVEFESIFVKMMLKEMKTTVHKSGLIDGGYAEEIFEDMLYDEYSKNLSANSSLGLAEQIYQSLSSNLPPLSKLNAKV from the coding sequence ATGATCGACCATATCCAAGACTATCAAAACCGTTTGAATCTTACTGAAAGACCGGAAGTGCAAAGGCTTCTGAGAGAAGAGAAAACCTTAAAGCAGGGAAAGACATTCCCAGAGGCTTTAAGAGAAGAGTTCAACGAGAATCTCTCCGGAAAAGTTTCCTCTTCCGAAGTGAAGATGCCTCATAATATTAAGGAAGAGATCAACCAGGATCCGTATCGAAAGAAGCTATATGATGCATCCGTCGAATTCGAATCCATTTTCGTTAAGATGATGTTGAAAGAGATGAAAACCACCGTCCATAAGTCGGGACTTATAGATGGGGGTTACGCAGAAGAAATTTTCGAAGATATGCTCTACGACGAGTATTCCAAAAATCTTTCCGCAAATTCTTCTCTTGGTCTTGCGGAACAAATTTATCAGTCCTTATCTTCGAATCTTCCCCCGCTTTCCAAGCTAAACGCAAAGGTCTGA
- a CDS encoding flagellar basal body P-ring protein FlgI, translated as MRKLLFLFLIFSLSLSAAEVRLKDLAKIEGIRDNQITGYGIVVGLPGTGDTKTPMTSEGLKNYLKNLGVDANLKPEQTKNIASVLITANIPSYARKGDRLDVTVSSIGDAKSLEGGVLLQSPLKTANDKIYAVASGVISFGGKAENATGLGRASKKTVGIVHQGAIVESEMKEDFFSNRRVVVRLKSQDFSLMNNVVNRIKEIVPEKFGIKPEAIQALTPSEVVVEVGTGFSAKSPGLLDLLSDLENLTVESSSKAKVVINERSGVIVMGGNISIDEVAVARSGLSLSVADKNRRPARLSSRETLPTKETFLIEESTQVSDVVEALNKVGASTRDIIAILEALKAAGALHAELEIQ; from the coding sequence ATGAGAAAACTACTTTTTCTTTTTCTAATATTCTCTCTTTCCTTGTCCGCTGCGGAAGTCCGTTTGAAGGATTTAGCAAAGATAGAAGGGATCCGAGACAATCAGATCACAGGTTATGGGATCGTGGTCGGTCTTCCTGGAACGGGAGATACGAAGACTCCTATGACCAGCGAGGGTTTGAAGAATTACTTAAAGAATCTTGGCGTGGATGCGAATCTCAAGCCCGAGCAAACCAAGAATATCGCATCCGTATTGATCACCGCTAATATTCCTTCTTACGCAAGAAAAGGGGACAGACTGGACGTTACCGTTTCTTCTATAGGAGATGCAAAGTCTTTGGAAGGCGGTGTACTCTTACAATCTCCTCTGAAAACTGCAAATGATAAGATCTATGCGGTTGCAAGCGGGGTCATCTCCTTTGGAGGTAAGGCCGAAAATGCGACAGGACTCGGTAGAGCCTCTAAGAAGACTGTTGGGATCGTCCACCAAGGTGCTATCGTAGAATCGGAAATGAAGGAAGACTTCTTTTCGAATCGAAGAGTAGTCGTCCGTCTCAAGTCCCAAGACTTCTCCTTAATGAACAATGTGGTCAATCGCATCAAAGAGATCGTTCCCGAGAAATTCGGCATCAAACCGGAAGCAATCCAAGCATTGACTCCCTCCGAAGTAGTAGTTGAAGTGGGCACCGGTTTCTCTGCAAAATCCCCGGGTTTACTGGATCTTCTCTCGGATCTGGAAAATCTAACCGTCGAATCCAGCTCTAAGGCAAAAGTAGTCATCAATGAAAGATCCGGGGTCATCGTTATGGGAGGGAATATTTCCATAGACGAAGTTGCGGTCGCTCGTTCGGGCTTAAGTCTTTCCGTTGCGGATAAGAACAGAAGACCTGCAAGACTTTCGAGCAGAGAGACTTTGCCAACGAAAGAAACCTTCTTGATCGAAGAGTCCACTCAAGTTTCGGATGTGGTGGAAGCATTGAACAAGGTGGGAGCTTCTACAAGAGATATTATCGCAATTTTAGAAGCGTTGAAAGCGGCAGGGGCATTGCACGCAGAACTGGAGATACAGTAA
- the soxR gene encoding redox-sensitive transcriptional activator SoxR, with amino-acid sequence MDDLLTISEVAERSGVASSALRFYEDKKLIRSVRAGSGHRQYPRHVLRRIAFIVFAQKVGLSLEEIAEEIAKLPEDHTPSGQDWSKLSKRWTERVEEKIAELEKLRSGLTACIGCGCLSLARCKFANPGDRLGNYGHGPLRWLVKSRKKTK; translated from the coding sequence ATGGACGATTTACTCACCATCAGCGAGGTCGCGGAAAGAAGCGGCGTAGCTTCTTCTGCTCTTAGATTTTATGAGGATAAGAAGTTGATCCGCTCTGTCCGCGCAGGCTCCGGCCATAGGCAATATCCTCGGCATGTACTGAGAAGGATCGCATTCATCGTATTCGCTCAGAAAGTAGGATTGAGCTTGGAGGAAATTGCAGAAGAGATTGCAAAGCTTCCGGAAGATCATACTCCCAGCGGACAGGACTGGTCTAAACTTTCTAAGAGATGGACGGAAAGAGTAGAGGAGAAGATCGCAGAACTAGAGAAATTAAGAAGTGGACTGACTGCATGCATCGGTTGCGGATGTCTTTCCTTAGCTCGCTGTAAGTTTGCAAATCCGGGAGACAGATTGGGGAATTATGGACATGGTCCTCTTCGCTGGTTGGTGAAATCCAGAAAGAAAACAAAGTGA
- the flgA gene encoding flagellar basal body P-ring formation chaperone FlgA, producing the protein MDAVYLRGKLLTQKEEVTLSEIAKLPGGIKDRVVLRNIKEPILLRPDDLRQILPEIAVSGKETLILPLNSELDPEDLQESLSQEIAKLPETKSEDFRITYLDGERLVPSKGVDLKWAGLPQVLHAGQIVASLDFYYEHRKVHTQRIKFKVEKKTSALFANKEIPKGQKLKASDLEERIVYMEDTFTDGLSNADIGSTALKDIQTGELLRKKQFRFLYDVQRGGDVNLVYTKGNLVIKAKTKALSSGNIGESVEVSSHSKEGKLMARVVEKGTVLLEN; encoded by the coding sequence ATGGACGCAGTATACCTACGTGGTAAATTACTCACTCAAAAAGAAGAAGTCACACTTTCCGAGATCGCAAAACTTCCGGGCGGGATCAAAGATAGGGTCGTTCTAAGGAATATAAAGGAGCCCATTCTTTTGAGGCCGGACGATCTAAGACAGATCTTACCTGAGATTGCGGTGAGCGGAAAAGAAACCTTGATCCTACCTTTGAACTCTGAACTAGATCCGGAAGATCTCCAAGAAAGTCTATCTCAAGAGATCGCAAAACTTCCGGAAACCAAGTCGGAAGATTTTAGGATCACTTATCTAGATGGAGAAAGGTTGGTTCCGAGCAAGGGAGTGGATCTGAAATGGGCCGGTCTTCCCCAGGTATTGCATGCGGGCCAGATCGTAGCTTCTTTAGATTTTTATTATGAACATAGAAAGGTCCATACTCAAAGGATCAAATTCAAGGTAGAGAAGAAGACTTCCGCACTTTTCGCAAATAAGGAAATCCCGAAAGGCCAAAAACTGAAGGCGAGCGATCTGGAAGAAAGGATCGTATATATGGAAGACACCTTTACGGACGGTCTCTCGAATGCGGATATCGGTTCTACCGCATTGAAAGATATACAAACCGGAGAGCTACTTCGTAAGAAACAGTTCCGGTTCCTATACGATGTGCAAAGAGGCGGGGATGTAAACCTCGTGTATACTAAGGGAAACCTAGTCATAAAGGCGAAGACAAAGGCATTAAGTTCCGGTAATATAGGCGAGTCTGTAGAGGTTTCTTCTCATTCTAAAGAAGGGAAACTCATGGCAAGAGTTGTGGAGAAGGGCACTGTCCTTTTGGAGAATTGA
- a CDS encoding flagellar basal body L-ring protein FlgH — MIRKVFQALITLLLFSLAGIFAQDLSQWQDKNPYSRNQNLRVGSTIFVKLKEGFTADFEIESTADENITIKAVPDKKIIPDNPAYNTDRTIVRKNKGKIKSLGRLKGNMTAVVTAVDANTGLLTLQGQRSSTYNGEPSQVLLSGRVSPEFLARDNSVDADRIADLQIQFTGRIEPKNLQPPIALKTINNPDGTVTVKAELSEEEKQRYILEQLNRLLGESR; from the coding sequence ATGATCCGTAAAGTTTTCCAAGCACTGATCACTCTTCTGCTTTTTAGCCTGGCGGGAATATTCGCTCAGGATCTTTCTCAATGGCAGGATAAGAATCCGTATTCTCGCAATCAGAACTTGAGAGTGGGTTCTACCATCTTCGTGAAATTGAAAGAAGGGTTCACCGCGGATTTCGAGATAGAATCCACTGCGGATGAGAATATCACGATCAAGGCCGTTCCGGATAAGAAGATCATTCCGGACAATCCCGCTTACAATACCGACCGTACGATCGTCAGAAAGAACAAAGGCAAGATCAAGTCCTTAGGAAGATTGAAAGGGAATATGACCGCTGTAGTGACTGCAGTGGACGCGAATACCGGACTTCTAACTCTGCAAGGCCAAAGATCTTCTACCTATAACGGAGAACCTTCCCAGGTCCTACTAAGCGGAAGAGTGTCTCCTGAATTCTTGGCGAGAGATAATTCGGTAGATGCGGATCGGATCGCAGATCTGCAGATCCAATTCACCGGAAGAATAGAACCTAAGAACCTGCAGCCTCCGATCGCTCTGAAAACGATCAATAATCCGGATGGAACGGTTACCGTAAAAGCGGAACTTTCGGAAGAAGAAAAGCAAAGATATATTTTAGAGCAGTTGAATCGACTCTTAGGAGAATCTAGATGA
- the flgG gene encoding flagellar basal-body rod protein FlgG — translation MMRSLWTAATGMIAQQFHIDTISNNLANVNTTGFKKNRADFEDLVYQHMVLAGTPATSVSEIPTGVNVGHGVRAAASQKLFEIGSFQATGNKLDLAITSEMGFFKIQMPDGSFAYTRDGSYKIDSNQQVVTSNGYLLEPPIILPEGAILNTLMISEQGEVTVKIGADIRPTVIGQVELYRFVNPAGLQAIGKNLFQETVASGPEIPGTPGMEGFGNVLQGFLEMSNVKIVEEMVNMIVAQRAYESNSKAIQTSDNMLSTAIGLKR, via the coding sequence ATGATGCGTTCTCTTTGGACCGCTGCGACAGGAATGATCGCACAGCAATTTCATATAGATACGATTTCCAACAACTTGGCGAACGTAAACACCACCGGATTCAAAAAGAACCGAGCCGACTTCGAAGATCTCGTTTACCAGCATATGGTACTGGCAGGAACTCCTGCTACTTCCGTGAGTGAGATCCCCACCGGAGTGAATGTGGGTCACGGGGTAAGAGCGGCCGCTTCTCAGAAATTATTCGAGATCGGTTCCTTTCAAGCAACCGGGAATAAGCTCGACCTCGCGATCACAAGCGAGATGGGATTCTTCAAGATCCAAATGCCGGACGGAAGTTTCGCTTATACCAGAGACGGTTCTTACAAAATAGATTCCAACCAACAAGTAGTTACCTCTAATGGATATCTATTAGAACCGCCTATCATTCTTCCGGAAGGAGCCATCCTGAACACACTCATGATCTCCGAGCAAGGAGAAGTTACCGTAAAGATCGGCGCTGATATTCGTCCGACTGTGATCGGACAAGTGGAATTGTATCGCTTCGTGAACCCTGCCGGTTTGCAAGCGATCGGTAAGAACTTATTCCAAGAGACAGTTGCATCCGGTCCGGAGATCCCTGGAACCCCAGGCATGGAAGGGTTCGGGAATGTTCTCCAAGGTTTCTTAGAGATGTCTAACGTGAAGATCGTAGAAGAGATGGTGAACATGATCGTGGCTCAAAGAGCATACGAATCCAATTCCAAGGCCATCCAAACTTCCGACAATATGCTTTCCACTGCGATCGGTCTTAAACGTTAA
- a CDS encoding site-specific DNA-methyltransferase, producing the protein MNGAVRKKERKILTGEFWTSKQRQAHPIHYVVSYRASFKPELPSFFIGKYLGNKRGVVFDPFGGRGTTSVQANLEGHAAIHNDISPMSLYLAKARQYVPSLEKLEKTLYSLDLKKKLPEEKEDSDLLHFYHKDTLKEIKNLKRILSQEDSPELQYLGLTALSRLHGHSNGFFSVYSFPQISIPPLAQKKNNEKKGLFPDYREIQPRIFQKMKRDLKEILPPFYHEFSSRNRYTNNSSLDLLDLPESAVDLVVTSPPFLDKVNYEEDNWLRYWFLDIQLEKDQKPSIFATLAGWCEFIQGTLAELSRVVKPGGIVVMEVGEVRKGKTVFNLDEYVIRCAENTGLVWENTYINDQKFTKLANCWNVSNNEKGTNSNRCVVFRNLK; encoded by the coding sequence ATGAACGGAGCAGTTCGCAAAAAAGAAAGAAAGATACTAACCGGGGAATTCTGGACTTCCAAACAAAGACAGGCTCATCCGATCCATTACGTCGTTAGCTACAGAGCCTCTTTCAAACCGGAGCTTCCTTCCTTCTTCATCGGGAAATATTTGGGAAATAAAAGAGGAGTCGTATTCGATCCGTTCGGTGGAAGAGGGACCACTTCTGTCCAAGCGAACCTAGAAGGACATGCCGCTATCCACAACGATATCAGCCCAATGTCCTTGTATTTAGCGAAGGCGAGACAGTATGTTCCTTCTCTTGAAAAATTGGAGAAGACTCTTTATTCTCTGGATCTAAAGAAGAAGCTTCCGGAAGAAAAAGAAGACTCGGACCTTCTGCATTTCTATCATAAGGATACCTTAAAAGAGATCAAGAACCTGAAGAGGATCCTTTCTCAGGAAGATTCTCCCGAGTTGCAGTATCTTGGACTGACCGCACTTTCTCGTTTGCATGGCCATAGCAACGGATTCTTTTCCGTATATAGTTTTCCTCAGATCTCTATTCCTCCCTTGGCCCAAAAAAAGAATAATGAGAAGAAGGGACTCTTTCCGGATTATAGAGAGATCCAACCTAGGATCTTCCAGAAGATGAAGCGGGATTTGAAGGAGATCCTACCACCTTTCTACCATGAGTTTTCTTCCCGAAATCGCTATACCAACAATTCTTCTTTGGACCTATTGGATCTGCCTGAGAGCGCGGTGGATCTGGTAGTGACAAGCCCTCCCTTCTTGGACAAGGTCAATTACGAGGAAGACAATTGGCTCCGTTACTGGTTCTTAGATATCCAACTAGAGAAGGACCAAAAACCCAGCATCTTCGCGACCTTGGCGGGTTGGTGCGAATTCATTCAGGGAACCCTGGCTGAACTTTCCCGAGTCGTGAAGCCTGGCGGGATCGTGGTAATGGAAGTTGGAGAGGTTCGAAAAGGAAAGACTGTCTTCAATCTGGACGAATATGTGATCCGCTGTGCCGAAAATACCGGCCTGGTTTGGGAGAATACCTATATCAATGACCAAAAGTTCACGAAACTCGCCAATTGTTGGAATGTTTCGAATAATGAGAAGGGGACGAATTCCAATCGCTGCGTAGTGTTCCGGAACCTGAAATAG
- a CDS encoding penicillin-binding transpeptidase domain-containing protein: protein MKVILCFSCILIFVSCSVRTGTDSPKLEKEELSLSDKKVCILLAELGEGNLLRVGEASCKQTAPSMYIFQPVLALAALETGGLKDPHGNLPWDKTKFPYLRWQKEQNLRSALENSTIWYFQKLWMDTGAAKIGGWLGAIGLPTSVPSDPNRVFWMDGGYVWTAEEFYSFLWKLFDGELDLREKNKRAVLEGLERIPGEVKNPSGSHRLEGNWGSYKEFYSDSGTGYAGGRSVSWYWFLWKKEKKSYLFLTRLESETESFSSLEAAKFGISYLREKGLWERYFSN from the coding sequence ATGAAAGTTATATTATGTTTCTCTTGTATTCTAATTTTTGTATCTTGTTCCGTAAGAACAGGAACCGATTCCCCTAAGTTAGAAAAAGAAGAACTCTCCTTATCCGACAAAAAGGTCTGTATCCTTCTCGCAGAATTGGGAGAAGGGAACCTTCTCCGTGTAGGAGAAGCCTCTTGCAAGCAAACTGCTCCTTCTATGTATATATTTCAACCGGTACTTGCGCTTGCTGCCTTGGAAACCGGAGGCTTAAAGGATCCTCATGGAAATCTTCCTTGGGATAAGACCAAATTCCCGTACTTGCGCTGGCAGAAGGAACAGAACTTAAGATCCGCCTTAGAGAATTCTACGATCTGGTATTTCCAGAAGCTTTGGATGGACACCGGTGCAGCGAAGATCGGAGGCTGGCTCGGCGCCATAGGACTTCCCACATCGGTCCCAAGCGATCCGAACCGCGTATTCTGGATGGACGGAGGCTATGTTTGGACCGCGGAGGAATTCTATTCCTTCTTATGGAAATTGTTCGATGGGGAATTGGACCTTCGCGAGAAAAACAAAAGAGCAGTGTTAGAAGGATTGGAAAGGATCCCGGGAGAAGTGAAAAATCCGTCCGGCTCTCATCGCTTGGAAGGGAATTGGGGATCGTATAAGGAGTTCTATTCGGACTCAGGCACTGGCTATGCCGGAGGAAGAAGCGTTTCTTGGTATTGGTTCCTTTGGAAGAAGGAAAAGAAATCCTATCTATTCCTCACTCGATTAGAAAGCGAAACAGAAAGCTTCTCTTCCCTAGAGGCGGCAAAGTTCGGAATCTCTTACTTACGGGAAAAAGGGCTTTGGGAAAGATATTTCTCCAACTGA
- a CDS encoding MFS transporter produces MKPVFTKYQIFLIVLLAFLQFTIVLDFMILSPMGVFVMKELKIATNQFGLVVSAYAFSAGISGILAAGFADKFDRKKFLLFFYAGFVIGTVLCGIAPNYDFLLMARIITGFFAGVISSISFAIIADLFTMEVRGRVMGLVMTAFAASQVAGLPIGMYFSTIWGWRAPFLMIAAIAGLSGVIALVYMEPIVGHLNQRTEKHPFTHLISTLGKGKYLPGFAATMLLPTGGYMLMPFGSAFTVHNMGIAPESLALIYMITGISSIVVGPIMGRISDAVGKYPVFAAGSIAAIPIVIYYTSLGATPLWFVITVNCVLFAAITSRIVSASALNSAVPEVQDRGAYMAISSSMQQVSGGVAAGVAGMIVVQAPSGYLIGYANLGYVVACTTFITVLMMYKVDRLVKGKAQALQGQSTPTPQFSEN; encoded by the coding sequence ATGAAACCAGTTTTTACTAAATATCAAATTTTTCTAATAGTCTTATTAGCTTTTCTACAATTCACCATCGTATTGGATTTTATGATCCTCTCCCCTATGGGAGTCTTCGTGATGAAGGAACTGAAGATCGCAACAAACCAATTCGGCTTAGTCGTATCCGCGTACGCTTTCAGTGCGGGTATTTCCGGGATCTTGGCCGCGGGGTTTGCGGATAAATTCGACAGAAAAAAATTCCTGCTATTCTTTTACGCAGGTTTCGTTATAGGCACAGTACTTTGCGGGATCGCACCGAATTACGATTTCCTTCTGATGGCAAGGATCATCACCGGATTCTTTGCCGGAGTCATTTCCTCTATCAGCTTCGCGATCATCGCGGATCTATTCACAATGGAAGTTAGAGGAAGAGTAATGGGTTTAGTGATGACCGCATTCGCCGCCAGCCAAGTTGCGGGACTTCCGATCGGAATGTATTTCTCCACAATCTGGGGATGGAGAGCTCCTTTCCTAATGATCGCAGCCATTGCAGGTCTATCCGGGGTCATCGCTTTAGTCTATATGGAACCGATCGTCGGACACTTAAACCAAAGAACGGAAAAGCATCCATTCACTCACCTGATCTCTACCTTGGGCAAGGGAAAGTACCTGCCGGGGTTCGCTGCCACTATGCTTCTTCCTACCGGCGGATACATGCTTATGCCTTTCGGAAGTGCATTCACAGTTCATAATATGGGAATAGCGCCGGAAAGCTTGGCTCTTATTTATATGATCACCGGGATCAGTTCCATTGTAGTTGGACCGATCATGGGAAGGATCAGCGACGCCGTCGGAAAATATCCGGTCTTTGCAGCAGGTTCGATTGCAGCGATCCCGATTGTCATCTACTATACCAGTTTAGGCGCGACGCCACTTTGGTTCGTGATCACAGTGAACTGCGTGCTCTTCGCTGCGATCACTTCTAGGATCGTTTCCGCAAGCGCACTGAACTCGGCAGTACCGGAGGTACAGGATAGAGGAGCATATATGGCGATCAGCTCTTCGATGCAACAGGTCTCCGGAGGAGTTGCCGCCGGGGTTGCAGGTATGATCGTTGTCCAAGCTCCAAGCGGATATCTGATAGGATACGCAAACCTAGGGTATGTCGTAGCCTGCACCACTTTTATCACCGTGCTAATGATGTACAAAGTAGATCGATTGGTAAAGGGCAAAGCTCAGGCGTTGCAAGGGCAATCGACCCCTACGCCTCAGTTCAGCGAGAATTAA
- a CDS encoding cation:proton antiporter: protein MKRNVIFYLLLILFSVAAFLLVVKQGQSLEVAKIGTITETASTQITTDSALETWKKAGARLWKGFHEPLPLLLLQIAIVIVATRIVGKLSVKLRQPFVIGEILAGILLGPSLLGALAPEMYQFLFPKTSLGSLQLLSQIGLVFFMFVVGMELDLKILRNQADSAILISHASILLPFLLGAILAMSQYTNLAPPGVNFLSYSLFMGIGMSITAFPVLARIVQERGLTKTKLGGLALTCAASDDITAWCLLALVIALVQAGGLLPALLTMVLALVYVFVMWKIVQPAMHRAGRIFTNREAFTKMAVAFFLLFPVASAWITESIGIHALFGAFLAGVVMPDKPKLRTLLAEKVEDVSTAIFLPLFFALTGIRTQIGLLSEGHLWTDFLLILLVAISGKFLGSAIAAKISGKNWKESLSLGALMNTRGLMELIVLNIGYDIGVLSSQVFSMMVLMALVTTYMTGPTLNLIEKLFTAEKDQKEGGILVAFALHSRGVDLLRLAGGLFSKGNRQKEVTALHLTPDSWISGKTAQKYEKTSFEPLFKLSKELGLKLNTLYKPSDNVTRDILKTIQTGNYSMFLTGGARSLFSDDVLGGKIRTLLSESDGNAGILVSEKLGDIKKIILAVYSDKDVSLLNLSQSLSKNLGAKLSLWDPRGRVPHLSQKDRNLLKKEKTPILRGEDPHVLSEADLILCGLETWEEETELRNWELSDGAGLLLVRYKEKEN, encoded by the coding sequence ATGAAACGAAACGTAATCTTCTATCTGCTATTGATCCTTTTCTCCGTTGCTGCCTTCCTACTCGTCGTTAAACAAGGCCAATCGTTGGAAGTGGCTAAGATCGGAACGATCACAGAAACCGCCTCTACGCAGATCACCACCGACTCGGCTTTGGAGACTTGGAAGAAAGCCGGAGCGCGTCTTTGGAAGGGATTTCACGAACCTCTTCCTCTTCTACTATTACAAATCGCTATCGTAATTGTCGCCACTCGTATCGTGGGGAAATTGTCGGTAAAACTAAGACAACCTTTCGTGATCGGAGAGATCCTCGCGGGTATTCTGCTCGGACCTTCCCTATTGGGCGCTCTGGCGCCCGAAATGTACCAGTTCTTATTCCCCAAGACCTCTCTGGGATCCTTGCAGTTATTAAGCCAGATCGGACTGGTCTTCTTCATGTTCGTGGTGGGAATGGAATTGGATCTGAAGATCCTCAGGAACCAGGCGGACTCCGCAATACTCATCTCTCACGCAAGTATTCTTCTTCCCTTTTTATTGGGTGCGATACTCGCGATGTCCCAGTATACGAACCTGGCCCCTCCGGGAGTAAACTTCCTATCCTACTCTCTTTTTATGGGAATAGGAATGAGTATCACAGCATTTCCGGTACTGGCAAGGATCGTTCAGGAAAGAGGGCTCACTAAGACAAAATTAGGCGGCCTGGCTCTTACCTGCGCGGCCTCCGACGATATAACGGCTTGGTGTCTTCTTGCATTAGTGATCGCATTAGTCCAGGCAGGCGGTCTATTGCCTGCCCTTCTTACAATGGTCCTTGCCTTAGTTTATGTTTTCGTTATGTGGAAGATCGTCCAACCTGCTATGCATAGAGCAGGGAGGATCTTTACCAATAGAGAAGCTTTCACTAAGATGGCCGTCGCATTCTTTCTATTATTCCCAGTTGCCTCCGCTTGGATCACTGAATCCATCGGTATCCATGCTCTATTCGGCGCATTCTTGGCAGGCGTTGTTATGCCTGACAAACCCAAGCTTAGGACACTTCTCGCGGAAAAAGTAGAGGACGTCAGCACCGCCATCTTCCTCCCTTTGTTCTTCGCGTTAACCGGTATTAGAACGCAGATCGGACTCCTATCCGAAGGACATCTTTGGACCGATTTCCTACTCATCTTACTTGTTGCGATCTCCGGTAAATTCTTAGGTAGTGCGATCGCTGCCAAGATCTCCGGAAAGAATTGGAAAGAATCCCTCTCCTTAGGAGCTCTCATGAACACGAGAGGTCTTATGGAACTCATCGTCCTGAATATCGGATACGATATAGGCGTTCTTTCTTCTCAAGTATTCTCTATGATGGTGCTCATGGCTCTTGTAACCACTTACATGACCGGACCTACCTTAAATTTAATTGAGAAATTATTCACCGCGGAGAAGGACCAAAAAGAAGGCGGGATATTAGTAGCATTCGCATTGCATTCGAGAGGAGTAGACCTACTCAGACTTGCAGGTGGTTTATTCAGCAAGGGGAATAGACAAAAAGAAGTTACCGCACTTCACCTGACCCCGGATTCATGGATCTCCGGTAAGACTGCGCAAAAATACGAGAAGACCAGCTTCGAACCTTTATTCAAACTTTCTAAAGAACTCGGACTCAAATTAAATACATTATACAAACCTTCGGATAATGTTACCAGAGATATCCTGAAAACTATTCAGACCGGGAATTACAGCATGTTCCTAACAGGGGGAGCAAGATCGCTATTCAGCGACGATGTGTTAGGGGGGAAGATCCGTACCCTTCTCTCCGAATCGGATGGGAACGCCGGAATATTGGTCTCAGAAAAATTAGGAGATATCAAGAAGATCATCTTAGCTGTTTATTCCGACAAAGACGTGAGCCTGTTGAATCTATCCCAATCCCTCTCTAAGAATCTGGGTGCGAAACTTTCTCTATGGGACCCAAGAGGAAGAGTGCCTCATCTTTCCCAAAAAGATAGGAACCTTCTGAAAAAAGAAAAGACCCCGATCCTTCGTGGAGAAGATCCCCATGTTCTTTCCGAGGCGGATCTTATTCTTTGCGGCCTCGAAACTTGGGAAGAAGAGACCGAATTAAGAAACTGGGAACTCTCCGACGGCGCCGGTCTGCTTTTGGTCCGTTATAAAGAAAAAGAAAATTAG